One Scomber scombrus chromosome 1, fScoSco1.1, whole genome shotgun sequence DNA segment encodes these proteins:
- the LOC134000909 gene encoding synapse-associated protein 1-like translates to MFRGLGTWLGLESPTYTKTCDDPEPLSVEQEEKVVEAQNEVNKQQPADQAAEPEARQDDSELGKGLGDYIFSFATSATKKISDSVVETAQTIKKSVEEGKIDGIIDKTFLGDFQKEQEKFVQEKKSKRSEVAVPPWVGYNEEETIQQQILALSADKRNFLRDPPAGVQFHFDMEQMYPLAAVMLEEDQLLNRMRFDLVPKHVKEEVFWRNYFYRVSLIKQSAQLTALAAQQQQDGEDRGASVSPEDEVLTDNVRPKTPPVLISDIKKPPQEEEEEMSTSPGVSEFVSDAFDSTAINQEDLRKEMEQLVLDKKESLPSPDEDSADWEKELQQELQEYEVVTESDNKDDQWDQEIEKMLQADES, encoded by the exons ATGTTCAGAGGTCTCGGGACGTGGCTGGGTTTGGAGAGCCCGACATACACGAAGACGTGTGATGATCCGGAGCCGCTGAGCGTGGAGCAGGAAGAGAAGGTGGTGGAGGCACAAAACGAGGTAAACAAACAGCAACCAGCTGACCAGGCTGCGGAACCAGAGGCCAGGCAGGACGACTCCGAGCTGGGAAAAGGGCTGGGAG ACTATATCTTCAGTTTTGCCACCAGTGCCACCAAGAAGATCTCAGACTCAGTGGTAGAGACCGCTCAGACCATCAAGAAGAGTGTGGAAGAGGGGAAAATCGACGGCATCATAGACAAG ACATTTCTAGGAGACTTCCAGAAAGAGCAAGAGAAGTTTGTccaagaaaaaaagtccaaaagaTCAG AAGTAGCAGTGCCTCCCTGGGTTGGCTACAATGAGGAAGAGACGATCCAGCAGCAGATCCTCGCCCTGTCAGCT GACAAGAGGAACTTCTTGCGAGACCCCCCTGCTGGTGTTCAGTTCCACTTCGACATGGAGCAGATGTATCCTCTGGCTGCAGTGATGCTGGAGGAAGACCAACTCCTCAACCGCATGCGCTTCGACCTGGTCCCCAAACA cGTGAAGGAGGAGGTTTTCTGGAGGAATTACTTCTACCGGGTGTCTCTGATCAAGCAGTCGGCTCAGCTCACAGCATTGGCGgcacaacagcagcaggacGGCGAGGACAGAGGGGCCAGTGTTTCACCTGAGGACGAAGTGTTAACAG ACAATGTCAGACCAAAAACTCCACCTGTTTTAATAAGCGACATAAAGAAG CCACctcaggaagaagaagaggagatgtCAACGAGTCCCGGAGTGTCCGAGTTCGTGAGCGACGCTTTCGACTCAACGGCCATCAACCAGGAGGACCTGAGGAAAGAGATGGAGCAGCTGGTGCTGGATAAGAAGGAGAGCCTCCCCTCTCCTGATG AGGACTCAGCCGACTGGGAGaaggagctgcagcaggagctCCAGGAGTACGAGGTGGTGACCGAGTCAGACAACAAAGACGACCAGTGGGATCAAGAAATCGAGAAGATGCTCCAGGCTGACGAAAGCTAG
- the phospho2 gene encoding pyridoxal phosphate phosphatase PHOSPHO2: MKTLMVFDFDHTVVDDNSDTWVIRCLPSQTLPDVLKNSYKKGHWTEFMGRVMNYIGDQEVSPDSVRSVMETIPFTDGMRDLLTFISENKSTIDCIVVSDANTMFIDWILHAAGLQAAVDQVFTNPAKFNDLGYMEVQCYHSHDCERCPVNLCKKKVLELYLSEQSDQGVEYGQVFYVGDGGNDLCPTSCLRGHDVVMPRKGYTLEKMLAQLKGQQDSASLRARVVAWSSGIEILEELKASMQS, translated from the exons ATGAAGACTCTGATGGTGTTTGATTTCGACCACACTGTGGTGGATGACAACAGTGACACTTGGGTGATTAG ATGTCTTCCAAGTCAGACTCTTCCTGATGTTTTGAAGAATTCCTACAAAAAAGGCCACTGGACTGAGTTCATGGGAAGAGTCATGAACTACATAG GAGACCAGGAGGTCAGTCCTGACAGCGTCCGCAGTGTCATGGAGACCATCCCCTTCACAGATGGAATGAGAGACCTGCTGACATTCATATCAGAGAATAAAAGCACCATTGACTGCATAGTCGTCTCTGATGCTAACACCATGTTCATAGACTGGATCCTCCATGCAGCAGGACTCCAGGCGGCCGTCGACCAGGTGTTCACCAACCCAGCTAAGTTCAATGATCTCGGGTACATGGAGGTACAGTGCTACCACTCTCATGACTGCGAGCGATGCCCCGTCAACCTCTGCAAGAAAAAAGTCCTGGAGCTGTACCTGTCGGAGCAATCTGATCAGGGTGTGGAGTATGGTCAGGTATTCTATGTGGGGGACGGTGGGAATGATCTCTGCCCGACTTCCTGTCTGAGAGGGCATGATGTTGTGATGCCCAGGAAGGGGTACACCCTGGAGAAAATGCTGGCCCAGCTCAAGGGTCAACAAGATAGCGCTTCTTTGAGAGCGAGAGTCGTTGCCTGGAGCAGTGGGATAGAAATCCTCGAGGAGCTGAAAGCGAGTATGCAGTCGTAG